In Microvirga lotononidis, a single genomic region encodes these proteins:
- a CDS encoding putative bifunctional diguanylate cyclase/phosphodiesterase yields the protein MTSFHQMRRRPARWIVLLGCFVAGSATLGAGFVSVILYNKDISSAENTLRNLSLVLAEQTERAFQSIDLSQQTALQALDGLEEAWSHDLKAAARTYSFYQVLVNQVEQLPHVEALTLVDDKGRLLNSSRSWPIPEMDVSDRPYFKAFRDNPDLQLMIGEPAVSRVSGTLTVLVVRRMTGPSREFTGLIISAIALDYFQTLYREIALLPERAVTLARSDGALLVRYPEIQSALTDAHSVRLNSPRAFVGRAGGVTRSISVLDGKDRIIAVQNLKRYPLVLLVSDTVETALSTWYYQAALLAAIAALMDVAVAMACLLGVRQIRATAKRAEAESFLARHDTLTGLPNRILFNEEIERTVREAKQSDRTFAVLLLDLDGFKEVNDTLGHQAGDELLRNVGARLRACIRKSDLIARIGGDEFAVVQRDVEHPDETSALARRLIETMRAPYRLYGDLASIGISVGIAFGPDGDQDADQLMRRADLALYSAKREGRGTFRLYEPKMDEERLARRALERDLARAVEAGELELFYQPIFDLRTDLVVGFEGLLRWRHARHGLVSPHEFIPIAEETGLIGPIGEWVIQQACHQAANWPASIKVAVNLSPVQFKTGDVMAAVTHALASSGLPAERLELEVTESTLLDAGAVGDILQQVKTLGATIALDDFGTGYASMSSLRSFPFDKIKIDQSFVQEMNSSSGSAAIVYATLDLARRLGIATTAEGVETEEQLGVLRAAGCTTAQGYLIGKPMQAEHIPSFLVQSEVHPLRLQSSVEGT from the coding sequence GTGACATCGTTTCATCAGATGAGGCGGCGACCCGCGCGATGGATAGTCTTGCTTGGGTGCTTTGTCGCCGGTTCTGCAACCCTCGGAGCAGGGTTTGTTTCGGTGATCCTCTACAACAAGGACATCTCAAGCGCTGAAAATACCCTGCGTAATCTCTCTCTTGTCTTAGCAGAGCAGACAGAGCGCGCTTTCCAGAGCATCGACCTTTCTCAGCAGACTGCCCTTCAAGCTCTAGACGGCTTGGAGGAGGCTTGGTCTCATGATCTAAAAGCAGCAGCGCGAACCTATAGTTTCTACCAAGTTCTGGTGAACCAGGTTGAACAACTGCCTCACGTTGAAGCGCTCACCCTAGTTGACGATAAGGGAAGGCTACTGAATTCATCCCGGTCATGGCCGATCCCTGAAATGGACGTTTCGGATCGGCCCTACTTCAAAGCATTCAGGGACAATCCTGACCTGCAATTGATGATAGGCGAGCCCGCAGTAAGTCGGGTATCCGGCACGCTGACGGTGCTTGTGGTCCGCAGAATGACCGGCCCAAGCCGCGAGTTCACGGGCCTCATCATTAGTGCGATTGCCTTGGACTATTTTCAGACCCTGTATCGTGAAATCGCGCTATTGCCTGAACGTGCGGTCACTTTGGCGCGGAGCGATGGTGCTCTTCTCGTGCGTTACCCTGAGATACAGTCAGCCCTAACAGATGCACATAGCGTGCGCCTGAATTCGCCAAGAGCCTTTGTTGGGCGAGCGGGAGGGGTCACTAGGAGCATCAGTGTTCTCGACGGCAAAGACAGGATCATTGCAGTTCAAAACCTGAAGCGTTATCCGCTGGTCCTTCTCGTCAGTGATACAGTGGAGACAGCGCTCTCGACATGGTACTATCAAGCAGCACTCCTGGCCGCAATTGCGGCCCTAATGGACGTAGCTGTGGCGATGGCTTGTCTGCTTGGAGTTCGGCAGATCCGTGCAACCGCGAAGAGAGCCGAGGCAGAGAGCTTTCTGGCTCGCCATGACACGCTCACCGGCTTGCCTAACCGCATCCTTTTTAATGAGGAAATCGAGCGAACTGTAAGGGAAGCCAAGCAGTCGGATCGGACGTTCGCAGTACTGCTGCTCGACCTTGATGGGTTTAAGGAAGTGAACGATACACTTGGGCATCAAGCAGGTGATGAACTGCTTCGGAACGTGGGCGCGCGGCTTCGGGCATGCATTCGAAAGAGTGATCTGATTGCACGAATTGGAGGTGATGAGTTCGCCGTTGTGCAGCGAGATGTTGAGCATCCCGATGAGACGAGCGCTCTTGCAAGACGCCTCATCGAGACCATGCGCGCACCATACAGGTTGTACGGTGACCTTGCGTCCATTGGCATAAGCGTTGGCATCGCCTTCGGTCCTGATGGTGACCAGGACGCTGATCAATTGATGAGGCGGGCCGACCTAGCTCTCTACAGTGCGAAGAGAGAAGGGCGAGGAACGTTTCGGCTCTATGAACCAAAAATGGATGAAGAGCGTCTTGCTCGCCGCGCACTCGAACGCGATCTCGCGCGGGCTGTCGAGGCTGGAGAACTTGAACTCTTCTACCAGCCAATTTTCGACCTCCGCACCGATCTCGTTGTCGGATTCGAAGGACTCTTGCGTTGGCGTCATGCGAGACATGGGCTGGTTTCCCCACACGAGTTTATACCAATAGCAGAAGAAACTGGCTTAATCGGGCCAATCGGTGAATGGGTTATTCAGCAGGCGTGCCATCAAGCGGCGAATTGGCCAGCGTCTATAAAGGTGGCTGTTAATCTCTCGCCGGTCCAATTCAAGACTGGCGACGTCATGGCGGCGGTCACGCACGCGCTTGCATCGTCAGGGCTGCCTGCAGAGCGGTTAGAGTTGGAAGTTACTGAATCGACGCTTTTGGATGCGGGGGCCGTGGGTGACATTCTTCAGCAAGTCAAGACTCTCGGAGCCACCATTGCGCTTGATGACTTTGGCACTGGCTATGCCTCGATGAGTTCTCTACGCAGCTTCCCGTTCGACAAGATCAAGATTGATCAATCCTTCGTCCAAGAGATGAATAGCTCATCCGGTAGCGCTGCGATTGTGTATGCCACCCTGGATCTGGCGCGTCGCTTAGGCATTGCTACAACCGCTGAGGGTGTGGAAACAGAGGAACAACTCGGTGTACTTCGCGCAGCCGGATGCACGACGGCGCAGGGTTACTTGATCGGTAAGCCAATGCAAGCTGAGCACATCCCGTCTTTCTTGGTGCAAAGCGAAGTGCATCCTCTCAGATTGCAAAGCTCCGTAGAGGGCACATGA
- a CDS encoding transporter substrate-binding domain-containing protein, whose protein sequence is MKGIRGISIGIAFAALIGAYNAPASAKEWKEITVGVEGAFPPFNLMTADGKLDGFDMDVANEVCKRANLKCTFVAQDWDSQIPGLLAQKFDAVLTMGPNPKRREVIDFTTPYAITPNTFLVEKSGPLANLPGTGTNVSVNDGSSKEVLDAIRAKLKGKTVGVALSTSQQQFMEENFKNDAEVKTYKSSEQAQLDLGAGRIDAQFDNIVFVTSMVEKSNGNLVASGPMLTGGIMATNVCIGIRKNEPELKEILDKAIQSAAADGTLRTLSTKWFKTDVSPK, encoded by the coding sequence ATGAAAGGCATCAGAGGAATTAGTATCGGGATCGCTTTCGCCGCATTGATCGGCGCCTACAACGCGCCCGCGTCGGCCAAGGAGTGGAAAGAAATCACCGTAGGCGTCGAGGGCGCGTTCCCGCCCTTCAACCTGATGACGGCGGATGGGAAGCTGGATGGCTTCGACATGGATGTCGCCAATGAGGTCTGCAAGCGCGCCAATCTGAAATGCACCTTCGTCGCGCAGGACTGGGACAGCCAGATCCCGGGACTTCTCGCCCAGAAATTCGACGCCGTTCTGACAATGGGGCCGAACCCGAAACGTCGCGAAGTGATCGATTTCACCACGCCCTACGCCATCACACCGAATACGTTCCTGGTCGAGAAGAGCGGCCCCCTCGCCAATCTCCCCGGCACCGGAACGAACGTGTCCGTCAATGATGGAAGCTCGAAGGAGGTTCTCGATGCGATCCGTGCGAAGCTGAAGGGCAAGACGGTCGGTGTCGCCCTGTCGACCAGCCAGCAGCAGTTCATGGAAGAGAACTTCAAGAACGATGCGGAGGTGAAGACGTACAAGTCGTCCGAGCAGGCTCAGCTCGACCTCGGTGCCGGCCGTATCGACGCGCAATTCGACAACATCGTGTTCGTCACGAGCATGGTCGAGAAGAGCAACGGCAACCTCGTGGCTTCCGGCCCCATGCTCACCGGCGGCATCATGGCGACCAATGTCTGCATTGGGATCCGCAAGAACGAGCCGGAACTCAAGGAGATCCTGGACAAGGCCATTCAATCGGCGGCCGCTGACGGCACGCTTCGCACCCTGTCGACCAAGTGGTTCAAGACGGATGTGAGCCCGAAATAG
- a CDS encoding polysaccharide deacetylase family protein has product MEEPSKAAMEPWQWPEAQWRRVVNGVRAGTSLRPSSWQNGARCAVALSFDSDHETAELRDGGRSISVMSQGQYGTRQGVPRIRALLNRFDVKATFFVPAVAALLYPDEQRQLAEDGHEIALHGWIHERNTLLPEQAERDLQMRSADTLERISGTRPVGIRTPSWDFSPNTLKITKEMGLLYDSSLMADNDCYELVMDGEPTGIIELPVEWIRDDAAYLHMDRWSGLRPYIAPADVLGIFSKEFELAYSEGGIFQLTMHPDIIGHRSRIWILEELIRTIRARPDVWFGTHADVVRHAKAAG; this is encoded by the coding sequence ATGGAAGAACCAAGCAAAGCGGCCATGGAGCCCTGGCAGTGGCCGGAGGCGCAGTGGCGCCGGGTCGTCAACGGGGTTCGGGCCGGCACCTCGCTGCGCCCGAGCTCTTGGCAGAACGGTGCCCGTTGCGCCGTCGCGCTCTCGTTCGACTCCGACCATGAGACCGCCGAGCTCCGAGACGGCGGCCGCTCGATCAGCGTCATGTCTCAGGGGCAGTACGGGACGCGCCAGGGCGTCCCGCGCATTCGCGCGCTCCTGAACAGGTTCGACGTCAAGGCGACCTTCTTCGTGCCTGCGGTCGCCGCACTGCTCTATCCAGACGAGCAGCGCCAGCTCGCGGAAGACGGGCACGAAATCGCACTCCATGGCTGGATTCACGAGCGCAACACGCTCCTGCCCGAGCAGGCCGAGCGGGACCTGCAGATGCGCTCCGCCGACACTCTCGAACGGATCTCGGGAACCCGACCCGTGGGCATCCGCACGCCGTCATGGGACTTCAGCCCCAACACCCTGAAGATCACCAAGGAGATGGGTCTCCTCTACGATTCATCTCTGATGGCCGACAACGACTGTTACGAGCTCGTCATGGACGGCGAGCCGACAGGCATCATCGAGCTGCCGGTGGAGTGGATCCGGGATGACGCCGCCTATCTCCACATGGACCGCTGGTCCGGCCTGCGGCCCTACATTGCGCCGGCCGACGTCCTCGGCATTTTCTCGAAGGAGTTCGAGCTCGCCTATTCCGAAGGCGGGATCTTTCAGCTGACGATGCATCCCGACATCATCGGGCACCGGTCGCGCATCTGGATTCTGGAGGAGCTGATCCGGACCATCAGGGCGCGGCCCGATGTGTGGTTCGGCACGCATGCGGACGTCGTCCGCCATGCAAAGGCCGCAGGATAG
- a CDS encoding SDR family NAD(P)-dependent oxidoreductase, with protein sequence MDIYFEGRTVLVTGASRGIGRGIVEGFASRGARVYATDILLDELRELKASCRAERGGAIEVRRLDVTDPDDIATGVRAMEAECGGFDVLVHVAGGVRGQTRKPVEQVTPQEWDDIYDVNVKGAFLVAAAVVERMKERRRGKIVMISSGAGLGISLTGIQAYASAKAGQLGLMRQLGYELGPFGINVNAIAPGFLRTSPDYERQWASYGPDGQRAMIESIPMRRLGEPQDIAHAVLFLASEYASWITGQVLPVSGGPN encoded by the coding sequence ATGGACATTTATTTCGAAGGTCGGACGGTCCTGGTGACGGGGGCCAGCCGCGGGATCGGACGGGGCATTGTCGAGGGCTTCGCCTCCCGCGGGGCAAGGGTCTACGCGACCGATATCCTTTTAGACGAGCTGAGGGAGCTGAAGGCCTCGTGCCGCGCGGAGCGCGGCGGCGCGATCGAGGTGCGCAGGCTCGACGTCACGGATCCCGACGACATCGCCACGGGCGTCCGCGCGATGGAGGCCGAGTGCGGCGGCTTCGACGTGCTCGTTCATGTCGCCGGCGGCGTCAGAGGACAGACCAGGAAACCCGTCGAACAGGTCACGCCGCAGGAATGGGACGACATCTACGACGTCAACGTCAAAGGTGCGTTCCTCGTCGCGGCGGCCGTCGTAGAGCGCATGAAGGAGCGGCGCCGCGGAAAGATCGTCATGATCTCGAGCGGCGCGGGTCTCGGCATCAGCCTGACTGGCATTCAGGCCTACGCGAGCGCCAAGGCGGGACAGCTCGGGCTGATGCGGCAGCTCGGATACGAGCTCGGCCCGTTCGGGATCAACGTGAATGCCATCGCGCCCGGCTTTCTCCGGACAAGCCCCGACTATGAGCGCCAATGGGCCTCCTATGGCCCCGACGGCCAGCGCGCGATGATCGAAAGCATCCCCATGCGCCGGCTGGGCGAGCCTCAGGACATCGCTCATGCCGTTCTGTTCCTCGCTTCCGAGTATGCAAGCTGGATCACAGGCCAGGTTCTGCCCGTGAGCGGCGGGCCCAATTGA
- a CDS encoding IclR family transcriptional regulator — protein sequence MNENADFEVKSAVRVLELLELLARSSEPMSLKDIVDELGYPKSSAHSLLATLVSRGYVTREESEYYRLHEGCRNGPGWSSGREALLIAVAQPIMDGLRDAEGETVFLGVRKRDGRVKPVARSISRQVIRFEADLSGSDPAYCTAMGRVLLAFWEPHRVDDYLGRERLIRHTQYTITDRLEIRRILEAVRRDGYAICDQEAYLGGSGVAAPVRDASGEVIAALNVATITQRFENSKVRMIDAIESHARLLSSKLGFKGA from the coding sequence ATGAACGAGAATGCGGACTTCGAAGTTAAATCCGCGGTGCGGGTCTTGGAGTTGCTGGAGCTGCTCGCCCGCTCGTCGGAGCCCATGAGCCTCAAGGACATCGTGGACGAGCTCGGCTACCCGAAGAGCAGTGCTCACAGCCTACTGGCGACACTGGTCTCCCGGGGCTATGTCACCCGCGAAGAGTCAGAATATTATCGTCTGCACGAGGGGTGCCGGAACGGCCCAGGCTGGAGCAGCGGGCGCGAGGCTCTGCTCATCGCTGTTGCCCAGCCGATCATGGACGGCCTGCGCGACGCGGAAGGCGAGACTGTCTTTCTCGGCGTCCGTAAACGCGACGGTCGCGTGAAGCCCGTTGCCCGCAGCATCAGCCGCCAAGTCATCCGGTTCGAAGCGGATCTGTCGGGATCGGACCCCGCCTACTGCACGGCTATGGGCCGGGTGCTGCTGGCCTTCTGGGAGCCGCACCGGGTGGATGACTATCTTGGCCGCGAGCGTCTCATCCGCCACACGCAATACACCATCACGGACCGGCTCGAGATCAGGCGGATTCTCGAGGCCGTGCGTCGGGACGGGTACGCCATCTGCGATCAGGAGGCCTATCTCGGAGGCTCCGGCGTAGCGGCGCCGGTGCGCGATGCCTCGGGCGAGGTCATCGCGGCTCTCAACGTGGCAACGATCACCCAGCGCTTCGAGAACTCCAAGGTACGCATGATCGACGCGATCGAGAGCCACGCGCGACTTCTCAGCTCGAAGCTCGGCTTCAAGGGCGCTTAA
- a CDS encoding SDR family NAD(P)-dependent oxidoreductase: MKQVAIVTGGARGIGRACALDLARQGFDIALVDLLEEEMAATAADILALGRDVRTYQADVVLHGRACEIVRDVHSAFGQIDFLLNNAGQSQPKGILETTEDEFDRGMAINLKSCFNYIQHAAPIMLEQGRGRIVSMSSLNALSGGVTAAVSKFAYAAAKAGILGMTRALAKELGPTIAINAICPGVILTEVGTDVTARESEIVKGIALGRLGCADDVARLVTFLATSEPCFITGQTFVVDGFQFNV; encoded by the coding sequence TTGAAGCAGGTTGCGATCGTCACCGGAGGGGCAAGAGGCATTGGGCGCGCATGCGCACTGGATCTGGCCCGGCAGGGCTTCGATATCGCTCTCGTCGATCTGCTCGAGGAGGAGATGGCGGCCACGGCGGCGGACATCCTTGCCCTAGGTCGTGATGTGCGTACGTACCAGGCGGACGTGGTCCTACACGGCCGGGCGTGTGAGATCGTGCGCGATGTTCATTCCGCCTTCGGGCAGATCGATTTCCTGCTCAACAATGCGGGTCAGTCGCAGCCGAAGGGAATTCTCGAGACCACCGAGGACGAGTTCGACCGCGGCATGGCGATCAACCTGAAGAGCTGCTTCAACTACATTCAGCACGCAGCCCCGATCATGCTGGAGCAGGGTAGGGGGCGCATTGTCTCCATGTCGTCGCTCAATGCGCTATCGGGCGGGGTCACCGCCGCGGTCAGCAAGTTTGCCTATGCGGCCGCGAAAGCCGGTATCCTGGGCATGACCCGGGCTCTGGCCAAGGAGCTGGGGCCCACGATCGCAATCAATGCCATCTGCCCCGGAGTCATCCTGACCGAGGTCGGCACCGACGTCACGGCCCGCGAGAGTGAGATCGTGAAGGGTATTGCCCTGGGCCGCCTCGGATGTGCCGACGATGTCGCCCGCCTCGTGACCTTCCTGGCAACATCGGAGCCGTGCTTCATCACGGGCCAGACGTTCGTCGTCGACGGATTCCAGTTCAACGTCTGA
- a CDS encoding oxidoreductase has product MSNSPPLFSPIQLGPIDLPNRIVVAPMCQYSAHDGCASTWHLQHLMNLAMSGAGLVMIEATAVERKGRITHGCLGLYSDENELALEHVLREAMAVATPGTQFGIQLSHAGRKGSAQRPWEGGGNLPDAESWGTLAPSEVPHREGWHVPFQADGDDVERIIGAFAHAAVRAARIGIKVIEVHMAHGYLLHQFHSPLSNRRNDSWGGDAERRMSLPLTVARAVRKAVPSCVVGARITGSDWAEGGLEIRDAVMLAKAIKDLRLDYVCVTSSGIPSSSPTITDPDTMQIPLAATVKAEAKIVTRAVGSIVNPNEANDIIASGQADQVAIGRAYLDDPRWAWHAAHLLGGTVQYPGPYAWAAPAEWPGIEKIRR; this is encoded by the coding sequence ATGTCCAATTCTCCTCCGCTTTTTTCGCCAATCCAACTCGGCCCGATCGATCTCCCGAACAGGATCGTGGTCGCGCCCATGTGTCAGTACTCGGCGCACGACGGATGCGCTTCGACCTGGCACCTGCAGCACCTGATGAATCTCGCAATGTCGGGCGCCGGCCTCGTGATGATCGAGGCCACCGCGGTGGAGCGAAAAGGCCGCATCACCCATGGCTGCCTCGGCCTTTACTCCGACGAGAACGAGCTGGCGCTCGAGCACGTCCTGCGCGAAGCCATGGCGGTTGCGACGCCCGGCACCCAATTCGGTATCCAGCTCTCGCATGCAGGTCGCAAGGGATCTGCTCAGCGTCCGTGGGAGGGCGGCGGCAACCTGCCTGATGCGGAATCCTGGGGGACGCTTGCCCCATCGGAGGTTCCGCATCGCGAGGGCTGGCATGTTCCGTTCCAAGCCGACGGGGATGATGTGGAGCGGATCATCGGGGCGTTCGCTCACGCAGCCGTGCGGGCCGCACGCATCGGGATCAAAGTGATCGAAGTACACATGGCCCATGGCTACCTGCTGCACCAGTTTCACTCGCCGCTCTCAAACCGCAGAAATGACAGCTGGGGCGGAGATGCCGAGCGCCGTATGTCTCTGCCGCTCACCGTTGCGCGGGCGGTCCGAAAGGCGGTGCCCTCATGCGTGGTGGGGGCACGGATCACCGGCAGCGACTGGGCTGAAGGTGGCCTGGAGATCCGCGACGCGGTCATGCTCGCAAAGGCCATCAAAGACCTGAGACTGGACTACGTTTGCGTGACGTCGAGCGGCATTCCCAGTTCCAGCCCAACCATCACTGATCCCGACACGATGCAGATCCCGCTCGCCGCAACCGTCAAGGCGGAGGCGAAGATCGTCACCCGTGCAGTCGGATCAATCGTGAACCCCAACGAGGCAAACGACATCATCGCGAGTGGGCAGGCCGACCAGGTGGCTATTGGCCGTGCCTATCTTGATGATCCGCGCTGGGCCTGGCATGCGGCCCATCTTCTGGGCGGAACGGTTCAGTATCCGGGTCCATACGCTTGGGCGGCCCCGGCTGAATGGCCCGGAATCGAGAAAATTCGCCGTTGA
- a CDS encoding IS110 family RNA-guided transposase, translated as MPEIVTIGLDIAKNVFQLHGVDRSGKIVLRKALRRSQVPGFFSALPPCLIGLEACATAHHWARTLMAFGHEVRLIPPAYVKPYLRRQKNDAADAAAICEAVTRPSMRFVPVKSPQQQSTLMLHRARDLLIGQRTALINALRGHFAELGIVVAQGARNTRQLIALIHDNASPDLPATARIALQPLAAMLVEIEAQIARLDKAILAAHRSDPVSTRLAGIPGIGPIVASCLSASVPDASLFHGSREFAAYLGLVPRQPSTGGKPRLGSISKMGNRHLCKLLVVGAHAALYSLKSGKTRTALADWARSLLAKKPFKVVAVALANKIARSAWAVMARSTAYQPGEHGSRRAGGLIDSELRLFAPQGNSVGTVMMR; from the coding sequence ATGCCAGAGATTGTCACGATCGGCCTTGATATCGCAAAGAACGTCTTCCAGCTGCACGGCGTCGACAGGAGTGGAAAGATCGTCCTGCGCAAGGCACTGCGGCGCAGCCAGGTGCCGGGCTTCTTCAGCGCCCTTCCACCTTGCCTGATCGGGTTGGAGGCGTGCGCGACGGCTCACCACTGGGCCCGCACGCTCATGGCTTTCGGCCATGAGGTCCGCCTGATCCCTCCCGCCTATGTCAAACCCTATCTGCGCCGACAGAAGAACGACGCAGCGGACGCGGCGGCGATCTGCGAGGCGGTCACACGGCCGTCGATGCGCTTCGTTCCGGTCAAGAGCCCGCAGCAGCAGAGCACCCTCATGCTGCACCGAGCCCGCGATCTCCTGATCGGGCAACGGACAGCCCTGATCAATGCCCTGCGCGGTCACTTTGCAGAGCTGGGCATCGTGGTAGCACAAGGCGCTCGCAACACGCGCCAGCTGATTGCCCTTATCCATGATAACGCCAGTCCCGATCTCCCCGCCACCGCTCGGATAGCGCTCCAGCCTCTGGCGGCAATGCTGGTTGAGATCGAGGCGCAGATTGCCAGGCTCGACAAAGCCATTCTGGCCGCCCACCGCAGCGATCCGGTCAGCACAAGGCTCGCCGGCATTCCGGGCATCGGCCCGATTGTGGCCTCTTGTCTCTCGGCCAGTGTTCCAGACGCCAGCCTGTTCCACGGCAGTCGGGAGTTTGCCGCCTATCTCGGTCTCGTGCCGCGGCAGCCCTCAACCGGCGGTAAGCCGCGGTTGGGCTCCATCTCCAAGATGGGCAACCGGCACCTGTGCAAGCTGCTGGTCGTCGGCGCGCACGCGGCGCTCTACAGCCTGAAGTCGGGCAAGACCCGGACGGCGCTGGCGGACTGGGCCCGGAGCCTCCTGGCCAAGAAACCGTTCAAGGTGGTGGCCGTGGCCCTGGCCAACAAGATCGCCCGGAGCGCCTGGGCGGTGATGGCCAGGAGCACGGCTTACCAGCCGGGGGAGCACGGGAGCCGCCGCGCCGGCGGCCTCATAGACAGCGAGCTCAGACTATTCGCCCCTCAGGGCAACTCAGTTGGCACGGTGATGATGAGATGA
- a CDS encoding N-acetylglucosamine kinase, translated as MPGLAVGIDIGGTKTHLRAYDHQNSVRDLILPSSQWRVRDWDADARALVALAQQLTDGAKIVTMAIGAHGCDNQAECSAFEAAFGRQAVYPVKVINDSELLPAALSQTVGIGVVSGTGSIAVTRNSDGKMLVAGGWGWVIGDEGSASGLVREAGRAAADHIDTGGSDSEPLIQLLFETFGIDNSARIGSSIAGSGSAAVLGQHAKAVFQAAEMGSTLAQRVIRDGAGALVELVARLKQVGAEATSAVAGGGVIVAQPMLANAFLEQMEERFNGAISAEIYAGPPVEGACFIAKTMRDRLQAGQGTAPMSKIA; from the coding sequence ATGCCCGGCTTGGCTGTCGGAATCGACATTGGCGGAACGAAGACACATCTGCGGGCTTACGATCACCAAAACTCGGTTCGGGACTTGATTCTCCCCAGTTCGCAATGGCGCGTTCGGGATTGGGACGCCGATGCACGTGCCTTGGTTGCCTTGGCACAGCAGCTGACCGATGGGGCTAAGATCGTGACGATGGCGATCGGTGCCCATGGCTGTGACAATCAAGCCGAATGCAGTGCTTTCGAGGCCGCTTTTGGTAGGCAAGCCGTGTATCCGGTCAAGGTCATCAATGACTCCGAGCTCCTACCGGCTGCTCTGTCCCAGACCGTTGGTATTGGCGTCGTCTCAGGAACAGGCTCTATAGCTGTTACGCGCAACAGCGACGGCAAGATGCTCGTTGCCGGTGGCTGGGGTTGGGTGATTGGTGACGAAGGCAGCGCCTCTGGGCTCGTGCGAGAAGCCGGACGAGCCGCAGCCGATCACATCGACACTGGCGGTTCGGACAGTGAGCCGCTGATCCAACTTCTCTTCGAAACCTTTGGCATCGACAACTCCGCCCGGATTGGCAGCTCCATTGCTGGGTCGGGGAGCGCCGCAGTGCTTGGACAACACGCGAAGGCCGTCTTCCAGGCCGCCGAGATGGGATCCACCCTCGCGCAACGCGTCATTCGGGATGGAGCAGGCGCTCTCGTCGAGTTGGTCGCTCGCCTGAAGCAGGTGGGGGCCGAGGCGACAAGTGCCGTAGCTGGTGGTGGCGTAATCGTGGCGCAGCCAATGCTTGCCAACGCGTTCCTCGAACAGATGGAGGAACGCTTCAATGGCGCGATTTCGGCTGAGATCTATGCTGGTCCCCCGGTAGAAGGCGCCTGCTTCATCGCCAAGACTATGAGAGACCGCCTTCAGGCAGGGCAGGGGACTGCACCCATGAGCAAGATCGCCTGA
- a CDS encoding SIS domain-containing protein: MSYRSTIARQPDALRHCIEVAAADVEKIDIAPLASGLTAVTGIGASYAAAVVAAGELQRRGKRAVAIRAVDLMQGGGLADAILALSSGGRSIEPVTAIKANPRAASVGITKEGNNPLAAVVQSHIRYDSGSDATPSSTGYTGSLVAAGLLIDRVVGSSSADWAALPQLALEMLERSAAKMSRIGEIFRDRRAIDCVGACSSLGTADGAALLIREAARIPAAPADTLYYLHGPMEAMDKTTGVVVYGDGREIKLAQDLAEIGCAVLLVTSSDMVEDKGSLSVLRVPALENQIARGILNILPAQLLAATLSDAAGLTDTKFRYRQTDTKIKAD, from the coding sequence ATGAGTTACAGATCGACGATTGCACGCCAACCTGACGCCCTTAGGCACTGCATCGAGGTGGCTGCGGCCGATGTCGAGAAGATCGATATTGCTCCCTTGGCCTCCGGTCTGACGGCAGTCACCGGCATTGGCGCGAGCTATGCAGCCGCTGTTGTCGCTGCGGGAGAGCTTCAGCGCAGGGGCAAGCGGGCGGTTGCGATCCGCGCCGTCGATCTCATGCAGGGCGGAGGGCTGGCCGATGCCATCCTTGCCCTGTCCTCCGGGGGACGCAGCATCGAGCCTGTCACAGCCATCAAAGCGAACCCAAGGGCGGCCTCTGTTGGCATCACCAAGGAAGGCAATAATCCGCTCGCTGCGGTGGTTCAATCGCATATTCGATACGATAGCGGATCGGATGCGACACCGTCGAGCACGGGCTATACCGGGTCACTCGTTGCGGCCGGCCTTCTGATTGATCGCGTGGTGGGATCATCCTCGGCAGATTGGGCGGCCCTGCCGCAACTTGCCTTGGAGATGCTCGAGCGCTCCGCGGCGAAAATGAGCCGGATCGGTGAGATCTTCCGTGATCGTCGCGCCATTGACTGCGTCGGCGCCTGCTCATCGCTCGGAACTGCGGATGGCGCCGCGTTGCTGATCCGCGAGGCCGCCCGAATCCCAGCCGCCCCAGCCGACACCCTGTACTACCTCCATGGTCCCATGGAAGCGATGGACAAGACTACGGGCGTTGTGGTCTACGGCGACGGCCGTGAAATCAAGCTGGCCCAGGATCTTGCTGAGATCGGTTGTGCCGTTCTGCTTGTCACATCGAGTGATATGGTGGAGGACAAAGGAAGCCTCAGTGTGCTGCGCGTGCCAGCGCTTGAGAACCAAATTGCGCGTGGCATCCTTAATATACTGCCGGCGCAGCTCCTAGCAGCGACATTGTCGGACGCGGCAGGTCTTACGGATACCAAGTTTCGCTACCGACAGACCGACACCAAGATCAAGGCGGACTGA